A genomic window from Halomonas sp. LR3S48 includes:
- a CDS encoding sirohydrochlorin chelatase, producing the protein MSYSLILLAHGSSDPAWRAPFERFHEALATRMQTSLKLAYMELSEPSLESSVAELTSAGIRRIEILPLFFAAGRHLRKDVPAQVEALRANHPDTELTLLPPVGEHPAFIDALAAVVAEQAGEALPT; encoded by the coding sequence ATGTCCTACAGCCTGATCCTGCTCGCCCATGGCTCCAGCGACCCCGCATGGCGCGCCCCCTTCGAGCGGTTCCACGAGGCGTTGGCCACTCGCATGCAGACGTCGCTGAAGCTGGCCTACATGGAGCTTAGCGAACCCTCGCTGGAAAGCAGTGTGGCCGAACTCACTTCGGCCGGCATTCGGCGCATCGAAATCCTTCCCTTGTTCTTCGCCGCCGGACGGCACCTGCGCAAGGATGTCCCGGCCCAGGTCGAGGCGCTGAGGGCGAACCACCCCGATACCGAACTGACGCTACTGCCGCCCGTTGGCGAGCACCCTGCCTTCATCGACGCCCTGGCCGCCGTGGTTGCCGAACAGGCCGGAGAAGCATTGCCGACTTGA